One window of the Nitrospiraceae bacterium genome contains the following:
- a CDS encoding MCE family protein: protein MKDKESNPDDFEELPQVTVQKKRGISIVWIIPIVAALIGGWLTYKTISEKGPTVTITFKDGAGLEAGKTKVKYKSIEVGTVKSVHISPDLSHVVVTAELGKQAEPHLTENAQFWVVRPRLGLGGISGLETLVSGAFIAMDPRPGASARTFTGLEKPPGVTREDEGAQFQLHAENLGSSSPGAPVFYHDIQVGRVLDYVLDKESEGVVIDIFIQDPYHLRVQDISRFWQLSGFEISVGAEGLNVKMESLSSLLTGGIAFDTPEIAGGSDEPSQPGTVFKLFRNFSSIQDEKYVLTRPFVINFDGSVRGLSVGAPVEFRGIKIGIVSDIAVNLDPNTLEIKIPVLIEIQPERITTTQVMQSPIMQSKISEDKYAVMKHMVKRGLRAQLETGSLLTGQLFVGLDLHQNLPEKELIMTGKYPEIPAIPAAMDELRRTVTDVMAEIRRLPLDKIAREILETVEGGNRLVNSAETQKAVHNLNAALGNVEKFTEGLDRQVDTLMTNLDNTLVTVQKGLRQIDPNSPAAVNMNNALKELSAAARSIRVLADYLEQHPEALVKGKH from the coding sequence ATGAAGGACAAGGAATCCAATCCTGACGATTTCGAGGAATTACCGCAAGTCACGGTACAAAAAAAACGCGGAATTTCCATCGTGTGGATTATCCCCATCGTCGCGGCTCTTATCGGAGGGTGGCTGACTTACAAAACGATCTCCGAAAAGGGTCCCACGGTCACCATCACCTTTAAGGATGGGGCCGGGTTGGAAGCCGGGAAAACCAAAGTGAAATACAAGTCCATTGAGGTTGGAACCGTTAAAAGCGTGCATATCAGCCCTGACCTCTCTCACGTGGTTGTGACTGCAGAACTCGGCAAACAGGCTGAGCCTCACCTCACGGAAAATGCCCAATTCTGGGTGGTGCGTCCCCGGCTGGGTTTGGGCGGCATTTCGGGGCTTGAGACATTAGTGTCAGGAGCCTTTATCGCTATGGATCCCAGGCCAGGTGCTTCGGCTCGAACTTTCACAGGATTGGAGAAACCACCTGGAGTGACACGAGAAGATGAAGGGGCCCAATTCCAATTGCATGCAGAAAATCTGGGATCGAGTTCCCCCGGTGCCCCGGTTTTTTATCACGATATTCAGGTTGGACGTGTGCTCGACTATGTCTTGGACAAGGAAAGCGAGGGTGTGGTCATCGATATTTTTATTCAAGACCCTTATCATCTGCGTGTACAAGATATCAGCCGATTCTGGCAGTTAAGTGGGTTCGAAATCTCGGTTGGGGCAGAGGGCCTGAATGTGAAAATGGAGTCCCTTTCTTCACTCCTTACAGGAGGTATCGCGTTCGATACCCCGGAAATTGCAGGAGGATCGGATGAACCGAGTCAACCGGGCACGGTCTTCAAACTTTTCAGAAATTTTTCCAGTATTCAAGATGAGAAATATGTCCTGACCCGTCCCTTTGTGATCAATTTCGATGGATCAGTGAGGGGCCTGAGTGTTGGGGCTCCTGTGGAATTCCGCGGCATTAAAATCGGGATCGTCTCTGATATCGCAGTCAATCTTGACCCCAACACGCTTGAGATTAAAATTCCCGTACTTATCGAGATCCAGCCGGAACGCATCACTACTACACAGGTCATGCAATCTCCAATCATGCAATCCAAGATTTCGGAGGATAAGTACGCCGTTATGAAACATATGGTGAAACGTGGCTTGAGAGCTCAATTGGAGACCGGGAGCCTACTGACCGGACAATTGTTTGTCGGGCTCGACTTACACCAGAATCTTCCCGAGAAAGAGCTGATCATGACCGGAAAATATCCGGAGATTCCGGCCATACCCGCAGCGATGGATGAATTGCGACGAACGGTCACCGATGTGATGGCAGAAATTCGACGGTTACCTCTTGATAAAATTGCCAGGGAAATCCTGGAAACCGTCGAAGGAGGCAACCGTCTGGTCAATTCCGCCGAGACGCAAAAAGCCGTCCACAATCTTAATGCGGCATTAGGAAATGTGGAAAAGTTCACTGAGGGTCTTGACCGGCAGGTTGATACCCTGATGACCAATTTGGACAACACTCTGGTGACGGTCCAGAAAGGACTACGGCAGATTGATCCCAATTCACCTGCTGCCGTGAACATGAACAATGCCTTGAAGGAGCTGTCTGCTGCCGCCCGCTCTATCCGGGTTTTGGCCGATTATCTTGAACAACATCCTGAGGCATTAGTCAAAGGGAAACATTGA
- a CDS encoding membrane integrity-associated transporter subunit PqiC, producing the protein MDNIIHGFRFIMVFVIFLTVLGCGTSQPSHFYVLRALAPSSVSGLSHTKVSNLSFGLGPVTLPKYLDRPQIVTQSGGHEVQLAEFHKWAEPLSENVSRVLAENLSVILSTDRIEQYPWRRTTPVDYQIVVDVLQFDGTRGGEAVLSARWRLVGGDEQTVFTTRKTHVTHHQASQDYEGLVEAMSHNLEDLSREIAESMKMLLPTNLPGSIS; encoded by the coding sequence ATGGACAACATCATACATGGTTTCCGTTTTATCATGGTCTTCGTAATTTTTCTGACTGTGCTCGGGTGCGGGACGAGTCAACCTTCGCATTTTTATGTGTTGCGAGCCCTGGCGCCATCCTCCGTCTCAGGCCTATCACACACGAAAGTCTCAAACCTGTCCTTTGGGTTGGGACCGGTCACCCTTCCCAAATATTTGGACCGGCCCCAGATTGTGACTCAATCCGGTGGGCATGAAGTCCAGTTGGCAGAATTTCATAAATGGGCCGAACCGTTGAGCGAAAATGTGTCCCGCGTCCTGGCGGAAAATCTCTCAGTTATTCTTTCAACGGATCGAATCGAACAATATCCGTGGAGGCGAACAACTCCCGTGGATTACCAAATTGTCGTGGATGTCTTGCAGTTTGATGGTACCAGGGGAGGGGAAGCCGTCTTGTCGGCACGGTGGAGGCTGGTAGGCGGAGATGAACAAACAGTCTTCACCACAAGGAAAACGCATGTGACCCATCATCAGGCAAGCCAGGATTATGAAGGGCTGGTCGAGGCCATGAGTCACAACCTTGAGGATCTCAGTCGTGAGATTGCCGAGTCGATGAAGATGCTTCTCCCCACAAATCTCCCTGGCTCAATTTCATAA
- a CDS encoding mechanosensitive ion channel family protein yields the protein MRNSPQQAYSSTSRKGSWYSILIEERRALTKSLSSYLFPIGLPRQKLSRIPPLLPCLIVLWIMFVSLGPPSALAQGIPLLQEEPQEKFDDEMVLPPILVPTAPVILDGETLFQVRGVSALPAEERARRIIERIDEFGSDLSLSPQSLRLVEEKGVTMIFAGDHPLAGVTDADGRLEGGVERGVLARIYLKRIEEAVVAHRETRKPINILIHIAFSLLATAILASAWWGTRWVFDKLDAVIERRYKERVKDLTVQKVIILQAHQMWAGLRGSLNGIRTFLLFLLLYAYLNFVFRQFPWTAYMGKQLFDIILDPIRVIVRGFLASFPSLVFLVILVFLLRYLLKFGKLIFANLAIGKVTWPGFDREWAWPTYRIFRTLVIAFGIVVGYPYIPGSTSEAFKGITIFLGVLLSLGSSSIIGNILAGYTLVYRRAFQEGDRIKVNEILGDVMERRILTTRLRSLKNEEIIVPNSEILNSHVTNYSAAAREKGLILHTTVGIGYETPWRQVEAMLVDAADRTPGLLKDPRPFVLQLALGDFCVTYELNVYCDRPFYMMDLYTGLNQNILDVFNEYGVQIMTPAYMADTAQPKIVSKDQWYAPPAKQPKKSQEKQEVESAPNTPPSEQDFQEEPELPSK from the coding sequence TTGAGAAACTCGCCGCAACAGGCCTATTCGTCCACATCGCGAAAGGGTTCGTGGTATTCGATTCTGATTGAAGAAAGACGGGCATTGACCAAATCCCTTTCCTCCTATTTGTTCCCCATTGGCTTACCTCGTCAGAAGTTGAGTCGAATTCCTCCCCTTTTGCCTTGCCTTATTGTGTTGTGGATCATGTTCGTAAGTCTGGGTCCTCCGTCGGCTCTGGCCCAAGGCATTCCTCTCCTGCAAGAAGAGCCACAGGAAAAATTCGATGATGAAATGGTCCTTCCACCGATTCTGGTTCCCACCGCGCCCGTCATACTTGATGGGGAAACGCTCTTTCAGGTACGCGGCGTGTCTGCCTTACCCGCAGAGGAACGCGCCCGAAGGATTATTGAGCGCATTGATGAGTTTGGCTCCGATCTGAGTCTGTCACCCCAATCCTTGCGCCTGGTTGAGGAAAAAGGGGTCACCATGATTTTCGCGGGCGATCACCCATTAGCAGGGGTAACCGATGCCGACGGTCGGCTAGAAGGCGGAGTGGAGCGTGGCGTCTTGGCTCGGATCTACCTTAAACGGATCGAGGAAGCCGTGGTGGCCCACAGGGAGACACGCAAACCCATCAACATCCTCATTCACATTGCTTTCTCCTTGCTGGCCACAGCTATTCTTGCGTCTGCCTGGTGGGGAACCCGATGGGTTTTCGACAAGCTGGATGCGGTAATCGAGCGACGATACAAAGAACGGGTCAAGGATTTAACCGTTCAAAAAGTCATTATCCTTCAGGCCCATCAGATGTGGGCCGGGCTCCGTGGAAGCCTGAACGGAATCAGGACATTCCTGCTCTTTTTGCTACTGTATGCGTATCTCAATTTTGTGTTCCGTCAGTTCCCTTGGACCGCCTACATGGGCAAGCAGTTGTTCGATATCATCCTCGACCCGATTCGGGTGATTGTGAGGGGATTTCTTGCCTCCTTTCCCAGTTTGGTTTTTCTCGTTATTCTGGTCTTCTTGCTGCGCTACCTCCTGAAGTTTGGGAAATTAATTTTTGCCAATCTGGCCATCGGAAAGGTGACATGGCCGGGGTTCGATCGGGAATGGGCCTGGCCCACCTACCGAATTTTCCGGACACTGGTGATCGCCTTCGGGATTGTGGTGGGATATCCCTACATACCCGGATCCACTTCCGAGGCCTTTAAAGGGATCACGATTTTCCTCGGGGTGCTCTTGTCGCTCGGGTCCTCCTCGATTATCGGTAATATCCTGGCCGGGTATACCCTGGTTTACCGGCGGGCGTTCCAGGAAGGGGACCGGATCAAGGTGAATGAAATTCTTGGCGATGTGATGGAAAGGAGAATTTTGACGACCCGGCTCCGGTCGTTGAAAAATGAAGAAATCATCGTGCCCAACTCGGAAATTCTGAACAGCCACGTGACCAACTATAGCGCCGCCGCCAGAGAGAAGGGTCTCATTCTTCATACCACGGTCGGAATCGGATACGAGACCCCATGGAGGCAAGTCGAGGCGATGTTGGTTGACGCCGCTGACCGGACTCCCGGATTGTTGAAAGATCCACGGCCCTTCGTCCTGCAGCTCGCCTTGGGCGATTTTTGCGTCACCTATGAACTCAACGTCTACTGCGACCGGCCGTTTTATATGATGGACCTATATACCGGTCTCAACCAGAATATTCTCGATGTGTTTAATGAATATGGCGTGCAGATAATGACCCCGGCCTATATGGCGGATACCGCACAACCCAAAATCGTGTCGAAAGATCAATGGTACGCCCCGCCTGCCAAACAACCCAAAAAGTCACAAGAAAAGCAGGAAGTTGAGTCAGCGCCCAACACTCCACCATCGGAACAAGACTTCCAGGAAGAACCGGAACTCCCCTCAAAATAA
- a CDS encoding VacJ family lipoprotein, which produces MYTRVLLLFMLSLPSLFVSTIHAQEQETSYDYPDVSPYAATVIGTPTALKADLPKHIPVEDRELTVFPDRTLPDILWYGEKMRYSLVAQEKAAPLIFVIAGTGAGYNSEKMQVLQRAFFQAGFHVLSLSSPTHPDFIVSASRTGIPGHLLEDSQDLYRVMRLAWLDIQTEIEVTEFYLTGYSLGAAQAAFVSQLDGEQGDFHFTKVLLINPPVSLYTSTSILDDMLADNIPGGTDQFPDFFDKVFHAFSEEYRHGEFVSFSGDFLYSAYKNRQPSDGVLAALIGTSFRLSSANMIFTADVLTNSGYIKPKNLVLSATDSMTDYFKVSNRVTFLDYFREMFYPFFQSRYPWMTEQGLIASLSLATLEEYLRHTPKIGLLHNADDIILAPGELDYLKTVFGPRAKIYPRGGHCGNLDHRTTLSFIVNFFRNPLPANMAQHPEAMLPMPTPMAVGYPTHLATRLNEPPSSHMLKRISYRPSLDFQSQLDQQIQDLERRLQESHAYLRTAQARATASENIPDPAHQGEAPTPPDAEDEMIEPAKRSLKDIVHSNTRYLVDVYDPIEGFNRGMYKFNAQFDEYIFLPVVEGYEAVMPDFFEDRISNFFSNIADIRNLFNAMLQLKGEATLNTLGRFLINCTFGLGGFFDHATPLGIPQQTEDFGQTLGHYGLNPGAYFVLPIFGPSSMRDTAGLLTDSAARFFYLYTPLHLNNHLERSFPFSVTWGVDTRHRLSFRYYQTGSPFEYDLIRFLYTKYRELEIAK; this is translated from the coding sequence ATGTATACCCGTGTCTTGCTTCTTTTCATGCTATCGTTGCCCTCCCTTTTTGTATCTACGATTCACGCCCAGGAGCAAGAGACCTCCTATGATTATCCAGATGTCAGTCCCTATGCCGCGACAGTCATTGGAACGCCGACGGCGCTGAAAGCCGACCTTCCCAAGCATATCCCCGTTGAAGATCGGGAACTGACCGTCTTTCCGGATCGTACTCTCCCCGACATTCTCTGGTATGGGGAAAAAATGCGGTATTCATTGGTCGCCCAGGAAAAAGCCGCGCCATTGATATTTGTCATTGCCGGAACCGGTGCAGGGTATAATTCCGAAAAGATGCAGGTTCTGCAGCGAGCCTTTTTTCAAGCCGGCTTCCATGTTCTCTCTTTATCCTCGCCCACCCATCCGGACTTTATCGTCTCGGCCTCCCGCACCGGAATCCCCGGTCACCTTCTGGAGGATTCACAAGACTTGTATCGAGTCATGCGATTGGCCTGGCTGGACATTCAAACCGAAATCGAGGTCACAGAGTTTTATCTCACGGGATACAGTTTGGGCGCAGCCCAGGCCGCTTTTGTGTCCCAGCTTGACGGGGAGCAGGGAGATTTCCATTTTACAAAAGTTCTGCTGATCAACCCGCCGGTGAGCTTATATACCTCGACCTCCATCCTTGATGACATGTTGGCTGACAATATTCCCGGCGGCACCGATCAATTCCCGGATTTTTTCGACAAAGTGTTTCATGCCTTTTCGGAAGAATACCGGCATGGGGAATTCGTGAGTTTTAGCGGCGACTTTTTATATTCAGCCTATAAAAACCGGCAACCTTCTGATGGGGTCCTGGCTGCGCTCATTGGCACCTCATTTCGCCTCTCCTCCGCCAATATGATTTTCACGGCCGACGTCTTGACCAATTCGGGATATATCAAACCGAAAAATCTGGTCTTGTCGGCAACCGACTCGATGACGGACTATTTTAAAGTATCCAATCGCGTGACATTTTTGGATTATTTTCGTGAAATGTTTTACCCGTTTTTTCAATCCAGATACCCGTGGATGACGGAACAGGGGCTCATCGCAAGCCTTAGCCTGGCCACCCTGGAGGAATACCTAAGACACACCCCGAAAATCGGACTTTTGCATAATGCGGACGACATCATCCTTGCGCCCGGCGAATTGGATTATCTCAAGACCGTGTTCGGGCCGCGGGCTAAAATTTATCCCCGTGGAGGACATTGCGGCAATCTGGACCACCGGACTACCCTCAGTTTTATTGTAAACTTCTTTCGAAACCCGCTTCCCGCCAACATGGCCCAACACCCTGAAGCCATGCTTCCCATGCCCACACCGATGGCTGTTGGCTATCCAACCCATCTGGCAACAAGGCTGAACGAGCCTCCTTCCTCTCATATGCTAAAGAGAATTTCCTACCGGCCCTCTCTCGACTTCCAATCTCAACTCGATCAACAAATCCAGGACCTAGAGCGCAGACTTCAAGAATCTCATGCGTATCTCCGGACCGCACAAGCCCGGGCGACAGCTTCAGAAAACATTCCTGATCCTGCGCATCAGGGAGAGGCCCCCACCCCTCCGGACGCTGAAGATGAAATGATTGAACCGGCGAAACGGTCACTAAAAGACATCGTGCATTCGAACACCAGATATCTCGTGGATGTCTATGATCCCATCGAAGGGTTTAACCGTGGGATGTATAAATTTAATGCCCAGTTTGATGAATATATCTTCCTGCCGGTGGTGGAAGGGTATGAAGCCGTCATGCCCGATTTTTTCGAGGATCGAATCTCAAATTTCTTTTCGAACATCGCCGACATCCGTAATCTGTTCAACGCCATGCTTCAGCTCAAGGGAGAAGCCACACTGAACACTTTGGGACGCTTCCTCATTAATTGCACATTCGGATTAGGAGGGTTTTTTGATCATGCCACTCCCTTAGGTATACCCCAACAGACAGAGGATTTCGGGCAAACGCTCGGGCATTACGGACTAAACCCCGGAGCCTATTTCGTACTTCCCATTTTCGGACCTTCATCCATGAGGGACACCGCCGGACTACTGACAGACTCCGCGGCCAGATTCTTTTATTTGTACACTCCCTTACATCTCAACAATCATCTTGAACGCAGTTTTCCCTTTTCTGTGACATGGGGAGTGGATACGAGGCATCGATTGAGTTTTCGGTACTACCAAACCGGCTCTCCGTTCGAATATGACCTGATTCGGTTTCTCTACACAAAATATCGGGAGTTAGAAATTGCCAAGTAA
- a CDS encoding alginate export family protein has translation MSLSLCWFLLTASPSLGEEPHKKPTPPPEDPYLLWRLDAVRKRTREIPQNVWERIRNGQKWTWNEYPDQVIIQEENLINWPRYLSAALNTPEWLDLGFTNRVRREGFDYPFKADQKGNTWAWDQRTRFRATTKWKVFRAQLEFQGANSGEKADTDIVGSSAFNAANIQQLFASMTLQNFLETGLRTDLHVGRINMDIGSRRLVARSRFPNTAQPFDGIHLRVAETDQWFFRAFFTEVVADNNTRNRFGLFTNGGNYFWGLSYENSHFSWARTQLYYFGRDEEKKDGGTERRHSTLGVRVYQQPEVGAYDYEAESAWQFGTLDNMDHFAYFQHFSLGYTFAFPWSPRILAMYDYASGTNNPNGNKSHTFDSLFGARNFEYTSTSLFGPFYRSNISSPGIRLITHPLPTLDINVKYRAWYLAQSRDEWVNSGMQDPTGAAGNFLGQDVQVRIQWRPSPSFTIDAGYEHFFKGSYITNQTDVPGNPPANNTNYFYLQTEVRF, from the coding sequence ATGTCTCTTTCCTTATGTTGGTTCCTGCTGACGGCATCCCCGTCCCTGGGAGAGGAACCCCACAAAAAGCCGACTCCTCCGCCGGAAGATCCCTACTTACTTTGGCGCTTGGATGCAGTCAGGAAAAGAACCAGAGAAATTCCTCAAAATGTATGGGAGCGGATTCGAAACGGTCAGAAGTGGACCTGGAATGAATATCCGGATCAAGTGATTATTCAGGAAGAAAACCTTATCAATTGGCCCCGGTATTTGTCCGCTGCCCTCAATACCCCCGAGTGGTTGGACCTGGGCTTTACCAATCGAGTTCGTCGAGAAGGATTTGATTACCCTTTTAAGGCCGACCAGAAAGGCAATACCTGGGCTTGGGATCAGCGAACCCGCTTTCGGGCCACCACAAAATGGAAGGTTTTCCGGGCGCAGCTAGAATTTCAAGGAGCGAATTCCGGTGAAAAGGCCGACACAGACATTGTTGGTTCTTCCGCGTTTAATGCGGCCAATATCCAACAATTGTTTGCGTCTATGACTCTCCAAAATTTCCTGGAGACCGGCCTTCGAACGGATCTTCACGTCGGTCGCATCAATATGGACATCGGGTCAAGACGCCTCGTCGCTCGTTCTCGTTTTCCCAATACTGCCCAGCCCTTTGATGGCATTCATTTAAGAGTAGCTGAGACCGATCAGTGGTTTTTCCGCGCCTTTTTTACAGAAGTTGTTGCCGATAACAACACCAGGAATCGCTTTGGCTTGTTTACCAATGGAGGTAATTATTTCTGGGGGCTTTCCTATGAAAACTCGCACTTTTCCTGGGCCAGGACCCAGCTCTACTATTTTGGCAGAGATGAAGAGAAGAAGGACGGAGGAACCGAAAGAAGGCATTCAACCTTAGGAGTCCGGGTCTATCAACAACCGGAAGTTGGAGCGTATGATTATGAAGCGGAATCTGCCTGGCAATTCGGCACATTGGACAACATGGATCATTTTGCCTATTTTCAACATTTCTCACTTGGTTATACCTTTGCCTTTCCATGGTCACCCAGGATTTTGGCCATGTACGATTACGCCAGTGGCACAAACAATCCTAATGGGAACAAAAGCCATACATTTGACAGCCTCTTTGGTGCGCGCAATTTTGAATATACCTCAACCAGTCTCTTCGGCCCTTTCTATCGTTCCAACATCAGCTCGCCGGGCATCCGGCTGATCACTCACCCACTCCCAACCCTGGATATCAATGTAAAATATCGAGCCTGGTATTTGGCCCAATCCCGGGATGAGTGGGTCAACTCCGGCATGCAGGATCCAACGGGGGCGGCAGGAAATTTTTTAGGACAGGATGTGCAGGTCAGAATTCAATGGCGTCCTTCCCCAAGCTTTACCATAGATGCAGGCTATGAACACTTCTTTAAGGGCTCTTATATTACAAATCAGACTGATGTGCCAGGAAATCCTCCAGCCAATAATACCAATTATTTCTATCTTCAAACCGAAGTCAGATTTTGA